One Aegilops tauschii subsp. strangulata cultivar AL8/78 chromosome 7, Aet v6.0, whole genome shotgun sequence genomic window carries:
- the LOC109774328 gene encoding uncharacterized protein, whose protein sequence is MSMRCLGASDFRGVRERRSGAFSSKIWFGEKRFILGTFDTAEEAARAHDAAAWRLLRPRREMNFPDVSSQRAQDLAPLPRLFTDEDRRVHRRRQRRLAIAEMDVEAMMVWRERFPQDIIDECQFYKQRRTERKVRRMERAAYREDKRARKQAAQLKLKLRETSG, encoded by the coding sequence ATGTCGATGCGCTGCCTGGGCGCTTCGGATTTTCGCGGAGTCCGCGAGCGccgctccggcgccttctcctcCAAGATCTGGTTTGGCGAGAAACGCTTCATCCTCGGCACCTTCGACACCGCAGAGGAGGCGGCCCGCGCgcacgacgcggcggcgtggcgcctcctgAGGCCTCGTCGGGAGATGAATTTTCCCGACGTGTCGAGCCAGCGGGCGCAGGATCTCGCGCCTCTCCCGCGGCTtttcaccgacgaggatcgtcgtgtCCACCGGAGGCGGCAACGTCGCCTCgccatcgccgagatggacgtgGAAGCCATGATGGTGTGGCGCgaacgcttcccgcaggacatcatcgaTGAGTGCCAGTTCTACAAGCAAAGGAGGACGGAGAGGAAGGTGAGGAGGatggagcgagccgcctatcgggAGGACAAGCGTGCGCGGAAGCAGGCCGCTCAATTAAAACTGAAGCTACGAGAAACGTCGGGGTGA